The sequence AATTTAACAACATGGAACTTATCAATTACGATTTTTGCATGTGGTATCACCGTATTAACAGCACTTTTATATGGATTCCACATATCCATTGCTACAAGTTCAATTTTATCAATATCTTGGAGATTTGAAAGGTGACTGATAACCGTATCTTTATTACGTTTTCGTAAAATGTCAATTACAGACTTGTTTTCAACGTCTGTGATGACACAACGATAGTTTTTGAGTAAATGGACTTCATCAATACCAAGCCATTTAGGAGTTCTAAAATCTGTTTGAGCTTCAAGCTCAGCTACATAATCATTAAAGATATTTCGTACAGTTTTTTCATCAACGCCTATTTCGTCTGCAACACTAGTAAATGTCTTTTCAAGACTGGTTTCTTGAATCCAAATTAAAAGTCTATTAGTAACAGAACGTTTGACATCCATATCTGGTAAATCTTCAAAAAATGTTTCATTGCATTCACGGCACTTATAACGCTGCCGTTTGATAATTAACCCTACACGTTTAGTGTGCATCGGTAGATCAAAGAACAGTTGTTCCTTTTTACCATGTTTGTATAGGTTAGGAATTGCCCCACATTTAGGACAATGTGATGGAGATGGAGTAGTAGACTCTACTAGGAATCTATAATCATATTCACTCTCCTTCATATCGAGAATCTTTAAGTTTGGTAGATTAATCATATTTGTTAACATTTTACTTTCCTTTCAGGACACTTCATTTTTACCAATATGAATAGAAAGAAATTCAAAAAGAGCTGCCGAAACAGCCCTTTGATTTCATATCTTTGGTCAACTAGGTGGAAGGGAATCAAACATTTTAAAAAAGGATACCATTATTATTTATATTATTCGGTATTGGTTCTATTTAATATTTGCCATATAACTAGCTGCTACTTTATTTAGAAAGTAAGTGTAACCCACTTGCCATTGCTCAAGCATATTTCTATGAAAGTCGTCAACGATGAAAAACTCCGTCTGATTTAGAAAGTCTTGCGGCGTTGATGGATGATCTTTTTTTTCTAAAAAGGATAAATGTTCTTTTACACGATCCAAAACTTTTGAATCATTTGGAGAGAAACCTTCTTGTAAGAAATGAATCATATCTTCATTAAATGACTGTGCTTCCATGGCAGAGTCGTTCATTGATTCTACATCAATTGTCTGATTTAAGAAGTCAAAATCATATTCTTCTTTCAAATGTTCGTTTTGGTCTTTTAAGGCTTCTTGCCATTCGTCTTCAGTTTCAAAACCTTTAAACATGGTTTCCATATCTATATCGACTCCTTCTTTGGCATTTTTAATAGAGGAATTGATCGTCCTGATTAGTCCTTTAAATCGATCAATTTTTTGTTCTAGTAAATATTTTTGTTGAATCAACGTATTTTCCCTGTTGATTTCGCCATCTAATAATTGTTTAATTTCCTTGAGAGGAAAATCCAATTCTTTATAAAAAAGTATTTGCTGTAATCGTTCTAAATCTTTTATTCCATATAGGCGATATCCGGCTTCTGTCGTCTGCTCCGGAATCAAAAGACCTATTTTGTGGTAATGGTGTAATGTCTTCACTGTGGTATGAGCTAGTTTTGCAACTTCATGAACGGTATACATTTCTTCTCCTCCTTTCAATGCTCTTTATACTAAAGTATCCTCTAAGGTAAGAGTCAACACATTTATTTCACTATTTTCTTTGAACATCATACGTGAATTTACAAAAGAAAACAGCCATAACAAGACATGAAACAATCAGTAAATAGTAGTTAATTGCGGGCGAATGGTTGAAAGTAGATTGTGATGCTCTAACTACCCAGTCAACTGGATTTACTATTGACAGGATACTTATCCACTTTGGTAATAAATTGCTTGGCATAAAGGCAGAAGACAAAAAAATCAATGGGAAAGAGAAAAACTGCATGACAGTGATCATCGTTGAGTGCTTTTTGGTTAGAACGGCAATTCCAATTGAAATAGATCCGATTAGACACGAAAATAATGCTGGTGTAACAAGAAAAAGAATTGGTGAAACGATTCCCATTGGAAGTCTGAATCCCATAAAATAGCCAATAATCACAAGCAAAGTGGATTGGATCAATTGAAAAGTGAAAATGTAGACTAAATCACCAATGATAAAAATTAAGTTATTCTTCGGGGCGATTAAATATCGGTTAAATATTCCTTCTCTCATATCATCTAAAGTACTCATTCCTAAGTATATTCCGCCAAATAAAGCATTCATGATCAGAATTCCCGGTAAAATATACGATACATAATTGGATTCTTCAAATCCACTAACGGAAGATATGCTTGAAAATATCGTTCCAAACAGCACTAGGAAAATCAATGGTTGGAACGTTGAAATGATAATTGCTATTGGATTTTTAATTAGCGGTGTTAGCTTCTTTTTTGATAATAACAAAACGAATGTTATGTTATTCATTGTTCTGCTCCTTTCTCATTAAAGTTTGTTAAATAAACGTCATTTAATGTTGCCTGTTTCAGTTCACTAAATTCAATTTCGACATTAATTTGAATTAAGTATCTCAATAATTCAGATAATATTTGTTGTCCATGACTCGTCATAATTGTTAATGCTGTTGGTTTTATTTTGTGGCTAACGACCTCTTTTAGGTCAGAAATATATTCTTCGATTTTATAAATGCTGGCCAAATCTAATTTGTGATAGTGGATTTCAATTTGATCAGCCGCAAGTTTATTGATCAATTCTTTTGGCGTCCCAATATCAAGTATCTTTCCATTGTTGATCAATGCAATTTCAGTTGCTAGGTGATTAATTTCCTCTAAATAGTGTGTTGTTACAAAAATTGTCGTTCCTTCATCTTGAGAAATTTTTGTAATTATTTTCCACAAGGTAGTTCTTGACTCTGGGTCTAATCCAGCTGTAGGTTCATCCAGTAAAAGAACTTCAGGTTTATGAAGCAAACTTATCGCAATATCCAATTTTCTTTTCATTCCACCTGAGTAAGTACCAACCAAATCGTTGGATACTTGGAACAAATCAAATTCCTTTAACAGGTGTTCTCCTCGTTCCATTATTTTTGAAGTTCTCATGCCATACATTTTTCCTGCAATCAATATGTTTTCCCAAGCTGTTCCAGTCGAAAATACAGTTGTTTGTTGGAATGTGACTCCAACTTTTTTTCGAACCTCATTCACCTTTGAAACAACGTCTAAATCCGAAATTTTGACAGTACCCTCATTTGGCAAGGATAAAGTAGCTAATATACTCGTCAAAGTAGATTTTCCTGCACCATTTGGACCAATTAGTCCGAAGATAGAACCTTTTTTCACTTTAAGAGACACATTATTTAAGGCTGCCTTTTTGCCAAATGTTTTGCTAACAGCGTTTAAAACTATTTCATAATGGTCATACATATTGTTCCCTCCTTCATTTATTACAAAAGGAACTATAAACTATCCTCTTAGAGGAGAGTCAACCATCAAGTATTCTTTTTATAAAAGTCGAATTGGAATGAACTTAACGGAGTTGTAGATAGGAAAACTGAATTTCTCGCCCAGCGTAAAAACGCCCAAGTGAAAACTTGGACGTGGTTCTTTAAATTTGTAAATATTTTTAATAAAATTATGATCCGATAGTTAAAAGGTTCAAAACGAAAACTACATTAAAGGTTAATCAGTTTCATGGATACAGAAAAAGATATTACATACAATTTATGATTTTACACACTATTATCCGATTTACAGTGCTATGAACATTAATTTATTTAATAGGGTTTTTCAACACTATAATCCGAATACCCCATATTTTTACTTTACTCTTTCCCTAGAAATGTTGTAATAACTCGGGTAAACTCTTCCGGTCTCTCTTTCTGTGGCCAATGTTTACACCCTTCCATTACATACAGCTCGGAAGCCTTCATAGCCTCATGTGCTTCAAACGCATGTTTAATAGGAACTGAGGTATCTTTTGACCCATGAACGATTAATGTCCGTTTTTTAATTTCAGATAGATTTTCTGCCAACTTAGTTCTAAGTCCTGTGCGTGTAATCTCACTTCTCTGGAATGACATAAATGCTTTACCAGCATGTGGTGCTTGTAAAAATCCATAAATTTCATCTACAAGTTCTTCTGATACATTATTAGGATTTCCAAATAAACTATTTAGCAGCGTCCACTTCACAAATCTTCTGCTTTTACTTGACCATTTATACGAAAGTTCATTGAGGAATGATTGTGTATACCAATAAGTGAGAAGATGATAAGGAAGTTTACTAAATAGCCCCCACGCACCTACTAATACTAGCTTTTCTACTCGAGCTGGATATTCGAGCGTATACCCAAGAGAGATTCCTCCACCTAAAGATAGTCCAACCAAGTTAGCCTTCTCAAGGTGAAGACGATCTATTATTTGATTCAATATATCAATGTAAAAGGAAAGTGAATATTCCACATTAGGTTTATCACTTTCTCCATACCCAGGAAGGTCAGGAGCAAATACACGGTGATTTTTTGATAAAGGACCTAATACCTCACTCCAAGATATATTTGCTGAATCAACTCCTGCACCATGCAAAAGTATCACAGGAGAACCAGATTCTCCAGCTGTATAGCAATTGACATTTATATCATTTAATTTTAGTTTTATCGTTTTAATTTCTGGAAAGTTTCCTATCATAATATTAATCCTCCACAGCATTTTAATAGATTCATGTTTCTTCGCCTTTAAATTATGAACTATTTTAACTCGTTTATTTCATAATATACAAAAACTATTTTTTCTGCAACAACTTATGAACTATTTTTATTGTTTTATTACATAATTTTTATTAAACTAACAATGAGGTGAAGAAAATGGATGGGTTTGAAAAACGTAGGGAACAAAAGAAAAGAGACATTTTAAATGCCGCATTAGCCCTATTCATGGAGTATGGATTACAAAAGGTATCTATTACAGAAATAGCTAAAAAGGCCAATGTATCGCAAGTCACCATATATAATTACTTTGAAAGTAAAGAAAATCTAGTTCGTTTAGTTTTTAAGTTTTATGTTGATCAGATATGGGATGAACAAAAACATCTATTAGTTAATGACCTTCCATTTAATGAGAAGATTAAAAAGATTATATTTGAAAAAGGTATTGCCGCTAATCAAATAAGCGAACGATTTTTTCAAGACTTTATGAAAGATTATGCAAGTGGGCAGAGTTATGTTGAAGAAGTATATCAAAAGGAAGCCCTTCCACTCTTCATTAAACTTTTTAATGAAGGTAGAGAACAAGGATATATTGACTCTGAGATATCAGATGAAGCTATTTTATTCTATTTAAAGATGTTTCAAGAATATTTGCAGCGTGAAGATGTTGCCACAATGACACTTCCAATTGCTGAGGATCTTACCAAGTTATTCTTTTACGGCATAGCAGGTAAGAAAGAAGATTAAGACCTTGTTTACCAAGTAAAGTTGGGTAGGAATTCTTAAATTAAGTATTTAATAAAAATGAAGACTTATTTTCGGAATTACTCCTTGGGCTTATCCTCGATTAAACCAAACAAAAGCATTTGAGAAAAAACTTTACTGAGGGAATTTTCAAACTATAATTCAAGTAAATGTTCTTAAAGAAATATTTTATCAAAATAAGGAGTTGAATCTTGTTTTAGATTCAACCCTTCATTTTTTATCTATATTTTCTCTCTTTTTTCTTTTAAGAACTTCCAAATGTTCATTTTAACGATATTCGGATCAGAGTCGGTAATGTTTATTTTAATTGAGAGATTTACTTTTTAAACAGACAATTTTCCACCATAAGAATAATCATTTGCTAAAACCCCACCCCTCCAACCCGCATTCCACCGTTTCACTCATAATAATGTTTTGCTACAGACCCCTCATTTTTATCCAATTTTAGATTAAAATCGGTCGTTTTTCGGGCCTTTTTCGGCTGTTTTTTCACGGTTTTTTCGGAGTTGGAATAAAGTTTTGCCATAATAGAGGGAAGAAAATGGTTGAGATAAGAGGTAAAGAAAAAAGATAAAAATAGTGGAAAAATTATTGAGATTATATTGATTAGTATATTGGATAAACCCACTATTATCAATCGGTTTAGGTACATATATGTATTGAAATGATATTGAAAAAGACATAAAAAACTCGGGATCCTGATGTGGAAAAACCGAGTTTTTAATGAGTTTTATATTGAAAAAGCAAATGTTTATTTTGACAGTATTGGTGGTGAAGTTAGCAAGAGTTTATTTTGGTTGCCAAGAGATTAATATTTATCTACACCACCCTAGACATCCACGCCACACACTCAACATGCATCGTTTGTGGAAACATATCAACAGGTTGCATGTATTCGATCTTATATTTCTTGGTCAATTTATTTAGATCCTTCGCTAACGTAGACGGGTTGCACGATACGTAAACGACTTTTTTTGCTTCCGTTTTCAAGATTGTATCCAGTAATGCGTCGTCACAACCGCTCCGTGGAGGATCAATGATAACAACGTCTGGTTTCCATCCTGCCTTTACCCATTTTGGCATAACGGTTTCCGCTTTTCCAACTTCATAATGGGCATTTTTCACTCCAAGACGACGGGCATTGTTCCTTGCGTCCTCGATTCCTTCTTGAATTACGTCCATCCCCCGAATTTCACCGGCCCGATCTGCAATCCATAATCCAATTGTCCCGACACCACAGTAGGCATCAACGACCTTCTCTTTACCAGTTAATTGCGCTGCTTTTTTCACTTCATCATATAACTTTACCGTTTGGATTGGATTTAATTGGAAGAAAGCACGAGACGATAATTCAAAACTTATGTCACCTAATACTTCTTGAATGGATTGTTCTCCACCAAGTTGAAGGGATTCATCACCAAAGATGAGCGAGGTTTTTTTCCCGTTAACGTTTTGAATAATAGATTTCACCTCGGGAAGACGCATTTGGATTTCTGAAACAATTAATTCCTTCTTCGGTAGTTCTTTTTTAGCTGTTATTAAAACAACTTGAACCTCACCCGTACCGACTGCAACGCGTGCTACAATTGTTCGGACAATACCAGAATGTTTTCTTTCATTATATACAGGTACTTTTAAGTCGCTTAAAATCTCTTTTACAACGCGGACAGCTTTATTTGTTGCTGGGTGTTGAACAATACAGTTTGGGATATCAATTAAACGGTGTGAGTTCATACTGAAAAGCCCAGCTATGTAATTTCCCTTTATTTCTCCTAATTGGAATTGTGATTTATTTCGATATAACCACGGATCGTCCATTCCGATTGTCGGGCGAATTACAAGTTGTTCGGTGTTTAACTTTGTATGTCGTTCCAATGCTTGAATGACTAAATCGCGCTTTTCGATAAGTTGTTGGTTATATGCTAAATGCTGAATTTGGCAGCCTCCACAATCTTCATAAATGGGGCAAGGCGGGTTCACTCTGTGGGGCGATTTTTTTCGAATCTTTTTAATCCGCCCTTCTGCAAATTTCTGTTGAATATTTGTTGCTTCAACAACCACTTCTTCCCCTGGCAATGCTCCAGGTACAAAGACGACTTGTTTTTTAAAATAGCCGACACCTTCCCCATTAATGCCGAGGCGTTTAATCGTTAACGGGAAAACTTGTCCTTTTGTAATTTTGACCGTTGTATTTGTTTGTTTTTTCATCTACGTCATCCTCTAAATTGAAATCATGTTCTTTTTCATATGGTAGTTGAGGGAGAGGGGAAATGTCAACTTTCACCTAAAAAAGGTATGTGTCAAGAGTTTCTCGGTCTTGTTTTTACACCAATACTTCAGGCACTCTATTTTTGTACAGCTATTTCAGCTACCGCGCTAACGCTTGCTGGCCTAGAATAATTTGTTCGGTTCTAAAAAACAAGAACCAAACAAATTATTCTAGGGTACTTCTATTACCGAAAACATTTTAATAATTTCCCTGTCGCTGTTGAGTGGGCGACGTACAAGCTTATACTACCGTTTTTTACACCGATAGAAGGTTGTGTAGGCTGGCGTAATACTTGAGACATACGAATGGTTCTTTTCACTTCACGATGCTTTCTTTCACTTCGTCCTTGTGCCTTTAAATATACGTCTCGCAAAGTTCCGTTGATTATCCCTTGTTTTACTTTTACCATGGCCTCCGCACCTTCTTTACTCCAATGCATACCTCTTTTCTTCATCCTGAAAGAAATACGGCGTTGATTCGACTCCATTCCACCTAACCCACGCGCATCTTTTGGATGACTTTTCACTTTATCTCGCCAATCAAAAATCCGATCCCAATTATTCAAAATATAACCTCGAAAATCATTTACTTTTTTTATCTCTTTTTCGTCGGTTAGCATACTTTCAAATGTATCCAAATATAATGAAAAGGCCTTTTTATCATGGTCTGATAAAGCTTGTTGAATAGACCCCTTGAATTTATTCTTTTTCCAGCCTAAAGCTCGGTTTAAGGCTTCACCTATGTGATACGAGTCTAATTGATTTAATACTTGGTGTTTCGACTGTGAAAAAGCCTCTTGGAACTTCTCAGCTGTATATCCTCTGCCCCCGTCACTATTCGTAATTACATGTGTATTTTCTATCGAATATTCATTGGCAGAAAAGGCCTGAAATTCCTTCCAAAACGTGTTTGTTGGCTGGGTTGTCATAATTACCTTTTGGTTTCTCAAAGAGACGCGCTTGCCATTTTTATTCCATCCCTCATAAATAATCCCGTGGCAAACTTCCATCTGTTTTTTTCTTTCTGTCCCCCGAACAAATACACCATCAGCTTCTGCATATAAAAAATCAACTTTCTTTCCTTCTGGCAACGATGCCGATTCTTCAAGTTCATCCACCATTTCTTGGTCAGCCTTTGCTTGGGCCTCTCCAACCTTTTTCACAATATTACCGACTGTTGTATGGCTAACATTTACAGCCGACCATTCTTTTAAAATACGTGCAGATTCACGGTATGTATTTTCACTTGCTAATTCAGCTACCTTTACTTCCACCAGAGGGCTATACCTTTGATGTTTTATGAACCCTAGCCACTCATCTAAGGGATAGTGTGGATTTCCATTAACATCATGCATAAGCGTCCTCTTAAAGCGAACAGATCCGAAAATAAATTGGATTGTCTTCTCATCGTTTCTTTCAACTGTCCAATTTTCCGTTTGCTTATTTTCTTTGATTACTTGATTAATATTAGTAAAAACATCCCCAACTAATGATGCGAATGTTTCATACATCAAGATTTGAAGTTGTTCCTCGAATTCAATTAAATTATTTGTTTCCTTTATTAATCCATAAATTCTTGATATAATTTTATCCATGAGAAGGCCTCTTTCTAAATGTATTAAGCCTGGTAGCTTACATTTATATTAGAGTGCCTTCTCTTTTTTTGCCAGTTAATATTTTCCAAAACGTGGTATTTTAACCCCCGAGTAATATTTTACACATATCTATTGTAATTATATAACTCAAAAAAGACCCACAGATAATGATTACTTCTGTGGATCTTCATAAAATATTATTTATAGACAGGAATTTCTAAATTAAGATAATACACACCAATATCTTGGTACAATCTGTACATTGTATTAATTTGTTTATAAGCCCAAGCTATGTCAGTAGCGTATTGGTGTGTTGCATACTTATAAGTATCCATAGCAGATGGATTCCAACGCATTTTATATAATGTATTTTGACCAGCTTTGACATAGTTATTACCAATAAATGCCGCTCCACCAATAATAGCTTTTTCAGGCGTTGTCCATCCTTCACGGTATGCTCTTTCTGCAGCACCCNAAAAAGTACTTGGCAAAAACCAAGCACTCTTTAATTAATAAAATATTTTGTTATCTTTTCCTAATTCTTGACTGAGCATGTAATCGTTCAAGCTTTTAAACGTATATCCACGCTTCTTCAAGTCAATGATTGCCTTTTCAAGGGCGTCAGCATTATCTTTGGACACTGTATGTAGAAGGATGACTGCCCCTGGATGAATTTGTTTCATCATTTCGTTGTATGCATAATCCCAACCTTTTTGTTGATCAATTTTCCAATCGACAAAAGCTAAAGACCAAAACACGTGGATATATCCAGCATCTCTTGCTACTTTTAATGTTCTTTCACTAAAGATTCCTCGTGGCGGGCGGAGAAATAGCATTTCCTTTTGTCCAGTTAATTCCATTGTTTTTTCTTTTACACGGTCTAATTCTTGTTTTATTTTCGCGTCACTTTGTTGTGTAAAATCCGGGTGGCTCCATGAATGGTTTCCAATAATATGGCCTTCTCTCACCATCCGTTTCACTAAATCAGGTGCCGACTCTAAATAATGCCCTGTAACAAAAAATGTCGCTGGAACTTTTTCTTTTTTTAATACATCTAAAATTTTTGCGGTGTAGCCATTTTCATAACCATTATCAAATGTTAAATACACAACCTTTTCTTCCGAATCTGCTTTATAAAAGGCACCATATTTTTTTAATAAATTGTCGTAAGTGGCGCCTGCTTCTGGTGGAACTTCATTTTGAGCTTTTTTGAATCCCCAATGAATTTGCGCGTTGGAAACAGCAAAAGCAGATAGTCCGTTGGTAAAAATGAGCACGATGGTCAATAACAGTAATGCGAGCTTTTTCAAAACCATCTTCCTTTCCTTTTTTTCCTTAGTTTCTCTAATACATGAAGAAACATGCTAGGAATTGAAAGGGAAAATAATGAAATAGCACAAAATGTTTGGAACAATAGAACATGCAAAAAACCCTGTTAAAGGCGGAAAACGAAACATGTTAGCACCTACATTTAACAGGGTTCCTCAAGTCTATTCTTGTACTTTCACTTGTTTACATTTTTCTTCCATTTCATCAATCATTTCAATAAGTCGGTCGATTTCTTCTAAGTCCACTTTTTCAGGCTCAATCGTTTCTAAAGTTTCAATAAATGAGTTGAATCGTTGTTGTAAAAATTGCAACTGATTATCTTGGGTAGTTTGCAAGTAAATAGCTCCCTTCAAAATTGTATCTGTTCCTATTATACACATATTTATGTGACAGAAAACTACCCTTTTTTGACAATCCCATCATTTGCACGAAATATTCCCAGTCTCTCCCATTATCTCGGTAGTTCAACAGCTGAAAATTTGAAGGATACATGGTCTTGTATTGGTATCCAAGCTCCAATTCCTTGGGAGGTAATATTTTTTACAACGATGGATTTTTTCCCGCCTTTCAGAACAAGGTATACTTCTCCATACGTAACAGTTCCCTTTTCATTCACTGCAGGTGCATACGCATCTAAATAGCCTACTTTCCGTTTAGGAATATTGTAATATTGGTCTTTTTTCGTTGCAGCCCCAATGATTGTATCAAAGGATAGTGGGAATTTTGTTTTTTCTGCTGCTTTTAATAGCATCATTTTTTTCACGTCATTAGCATGAGGAATTTTTGCTGTTAAACCGCCACGAATGACTTTTTGTGTTTCTTGGACATAATGAAATTTATATGGGGAATCTCCTCCGCGGTTATCATAATAGTTCGTATTGATTTTTTGATATTCCCAATTTGCTGAAGTTTCTTTGGACTCATAATTTAGCGGCCATTGTCCTAAATAGATTGTCGCTTTATGCCCCATCGCAATGATTGGCTTGTTAATACTTGTTTCATTTAACATTAAAATCAAGTCAGGATTTTCAATTTTCACTTTACACGTTTCCAATAGCTCATTCGTTAGTTCACTCGGTTGAAGATGTGGTAAATCTTGAGATGGATTTGGATACGTATTTTCCTTAGCAATGTTTAGTACTGAACTTGGTATATTATATTTCCCTTCTGCTTTCTTTTCAGCTACTTTCTCTACATTTACCGCAAAAGTTACAGGATGGTTTAAAATCATTGTTAACATAAGGGTAATCGTTAATAAAAGAGTTTTATATAATGGCTTATTCATCGTTGGAACTCCTTCCAAATGTAATTTTGAGTTTATTTTTCGCAAACCTTCCTATTCTTATCCAAAAATTTTCATGAAATTATTTGTGAAAAAAGAGAATATTGACAAATTATCTGAAATAACTATGTATTAACCTAAAGAAAAGGAGGGAAAGGAGAAGTTCCATTCTTACATCTGGGAGGAGGGATCTATCGACTGGCAATTGGATGGAATGCGTGAACCTTTCTTTGAATCGTTAACTTTACTTTAGGAGGGATGAGTACAACTCGTTTGAACAATTTCATAAAACGTTAATTTGCCGAGTGGATAGATATAGGGCCACTCGGTTTCACTTTTCTCTTGCCAATCTTCCCTATTATCAGTACCATTCTTATATAGATATAGTAAAAATGTTCAGGGAGAGTACATATGAGAAACAATGAAAAATTACGTTTTCCCGTTTTAGTTGCAATTGTGAGCATTTCTGGTTTATCACAAGGAATGTTATTGCCATTAATTGCGATTATTTTAGAAAACCGC comes from Bacillus andreraoultii and encodes:
- a CDS encoding YfkD famly protein, translated to MNKPLYKTLLLTITLMLTMILNHPVTFAVNVEKVAEKKAEGKYNIPSSVLNIAKENTYPNPSQDLPHLQPSELTNELLETCKVKIENPDLILMLNETSINKPIIAMGHKATIYLGQWPLNYESKETSANWEYQKINTNYYDNRGGDSPYKFHYVQETQKVIRGGLTAKIPHANDVKKMMLLKAAEKTKFPLSFDTIIGAATKKDQYYNIPKRKVGYLDAYAPAVNEKGTVTYGEVYLVLKGGKKSIVVKNITSQGIGAWIPIQDHVSFKFSAVELPR